Proteins encoded within one genomic window of Couchioplanes caeruleus:
- a CDS encoding metallophosphoesterase family protein: MKNRLSQLTAVAMRVWRHSWTQRLRVWAAVLLVSLTGVVVGTMLLAQSEIPVGPFRADMSISPSVRGGTEVDIPPLGSLHLDSHAGPIHLKVNLGALDQQRTEALIEDPTAIGVVGQSAVDDVTRGVLQLSLRALGAAIGCALILASLIFRNVRRVASAGVIALTVTGGSLGLAAGTARPDSIGEPRYEGLLVNAPAVVGDARRIADNYGRYADQLAELVSNVSRIYTTVSSLPVEPSGNTTRILHVSDLHLNPAAWNVIKTVVKAWDVDAVVDTGDIVDWGSSAETTYVNSIGQLGVPYIYVRGNHDSMAIQAAVARQKNAKVLDNTTVTINGLTIAGIGDPEFTPDKSETPPARSADDPVTNPLLASGERLATTIAQSKTKVGVALVHDPAMAPPLSGVVPVVLAGHLHKREVSMLDPPSSPEDGASPSPAPSPMTPAPRTRLLVEGSTGGAGLRGLEKEEPTPLQMSVLYFDENQTLKAYDDIHLGGTGESNVEMQRKVIGIDPEPTTHPSVVNGVTPGLSPSRR, from the coding sequence ATGAAGAACAGACTTTCGCAGTTGACCGCCGTCGCCATGCGGGTGTGGCGGCACTCCTGGACCCAGCGTCTGCGCGTGTGGGCGGCCGTCCTCCTGGTGAGCCTCACCGGCGTCGTCGTCGGCACGATGCTGCTGGCCCAGTCGGAGATTCCGGTGGGCCCGTTCCGCGCGGACATGTCGATCAGCCCGTCGGTCCGGGGCGGCACCGAGGTCGACATCCCGCCCCTGGGGTCGCTGCACCTCGACAGCCACGCCGGCCCCATCCACCTGAAGGTCAACCTCGGCGCGCTGGACCAGCAGCGCACCGAGGCCCTGATCGAGGACCCGACCGCGATCGGCGTGGTCGGCCAGTCCGCGGTCGACGACGTCACCCGCGGCGTGCTGCAGTTGAGCCTGCGCGCGCTCGGCGCCGCGATCGGGTGCGCGCTGATCCTGGCCTCGCTGATCTTCCGCAACGTCCGCCGCGTGGCCTCGGCGGGCGTGATCGCCCTGACCGTGACGGGCGGCAGTCTGGGGCTGGCCGCCGGCACCGCCCGCCCGGATTCGATCGGCGAACCGCGGTACGAGGGCCTGCTGGTCAACGCCCCGGCGGTGGTCGGCGACGCCCGCCGCATCGCGGACAACTACGGCCGCTACGCCGACCAGCTCGCGGAGCTGGTGAGCAACGTCAGCCGCATCTACACCACGGTCTCCAGCCTGCCGGTGGAGCCGTCCGGCAACACCACCCGCATCCTGCACGTCTCCGACCTGCACCTGAACCCGGCCGCCTGGAACGTCATCAAGACGGTGGTCAAGGCCTGGGACGTCGACGCCGTGGTGGACACGGGCGACATCGTCGACTGGGGCAGCAGCGCGGAGACGACATACGTGAACAGCATCGGCCAGCTCGGCGTGCCGTACATCTACGTGCGCGGCAACCACGACTCGATGGCCATCCAGGCGGCGGTGGCCCGCCAGAAGAACGCGAAGGTCCTGGACAACACCACCGTCACCATCAACGGCCTGACCATCGCGGGCATCGGCGACCCCGAATTCACTCCGGACAAGAGCGAAACCCCTCCCGCCCGATCCGCGGACGACCCCGTGACCAACCCGCTGCTGGCCAGCGGCGAGCGGCTGGCCACGACCATCGCGCAGTCGAAGACCAAGGTAGGCGTGGCCCTCGTCCACGACCCGGCGATGGCCCCGCCTCTGTCCGGGGTGGTACCGGTGGTGCTGGCGGGCCACCTGCACAAGCGCGAGGTCAGCATGCTCGATCCCCCCAGCTCCCCGGAGGACGGCGCCTCACCCTCCCCGGCCCCGTCACCGATGACACCCGCCCCCCGGACCCGCCTGCTGGTGGAGGGTTCGACGGGCGGCGCCGGCCTGCGCGGCCTGGAAAAGGAGGAGCCGACGCCACTACAGATGTCGGTCCTGTACTTCGACGAAAACCAGACGCTCAAGGCCTACGACGACATCCACCTCGGCGGCACCGGCGAATCCAACGTCGAAATGCAACGCAAGGTCATCGGCATCGACCCCGAACCCACCACCCACCCGTCGGTCGTCAACGGCGTCACCCCAGGACTAAGCCCAAGCCGCCGATAA
- a CDS encoding PQQ-dependent sugar dehydrogenase, which translates to MTLGTALTLTTACTFGPPDPDVAGAPPNLPTPSVSTAPEGGGEREVAVTVLAKGLEVPWGMAFLPDGSALVTERDTARILKVGPESDAAGLRVTEVQRLAEVTAGGDGGLLGIAVSPGYATDQTVFVYYSTAKDNRVAKLKLKGKPEPILTGIPRSREDNGGQLEFGPDGGLYVTTSDGTGGAQSQNPKSLGGKILRITAEGKPAPGNPVKDSPVWSSGHRNVQGIAWDSGKRMYASESGQNKTGELNVIQKGKNYGWPAVEGNGTDAKFTNPLVSWPIAESFCSGVAVLERMVATACLRGQRLWMVDVTGNGTVFGQPRALLAGEFGRLRAVTAAPDGSLWVATSNQEDGGDPAPEDDRIIRLVFSDGGAGRS; encoded by the coding sequence ATGACGCTCGGCACCGCGCTGACCCTCACCACCGCATGCACCTTCGGTCCGCCGGACCCGGACGTGGCCGGCGCCCCGCCCAACCTGCCCACTCCGTCGGTTTCCACGGCCCCGGAGGGCGGCGGTGAGCGAGAAGTGGCGGTGACCGTGCTGGCCAAGGGGCTGGAAGTCCCCTGGGGCATGGCGTTCCTGCCCGACGGTTCGGCGTTGGTCACCGAGCGCGACACGGCCCGCATCCTCAAGGTCGGACCGGAGTCGGACGCCGCCGGGCTGCGCGTCACCGAGGTGCAGCGGCTCGCCGAAGTCACCGCGGGTGGCGACGGCGGCCTGCTGGGCATCGCGGTCTCGCCCGGCTACGCCACCGATCAGACCGTCTTCGTGTATTACTCGACGGCCAAGGACAACCGGGTCGCGAAGCTGAAGCTGAAGGGCAAGCCGGAGCCGATCCTCACCGGCATCCCCCGCTCCCGCGAGGACAACGGCGGCCAGCTCGAGTTCGGCCCGGACGGAGGGCTCTACGTGACGACCTCGGACGGCACGGGCGGCGCCCAGTCGCAGAATCCGAAGAGCCTGGGAGGCAAGATTCTGCGGATCACCGCGGAGGGCAAGCCTGCGCCGGGCAACCCGGTCAAGGACTCACCGGTCTGGTCGTCAGGCCACCGCAACGTGCAGGGCATCGCCTGGGATTCCGGAAAACGGATGTACGCGAGCGAGTCCGGCCAGAACAAGACCGGCGAGCTGAACGTGATCCAGAAAGGCAAGAACTACGGCTGGCCGGCCGTCGAGGGCAACGGCACCGACGCGAAGTTCACGAACCCGCTGGTGAGCTGGCCGATCGCGGAGTCGTTCTGCTCGGGCGTCGCGGTGCTGGAGCGGATGGTCGCCACGGCCTGCCTGCGGGGCCAGCGGCTGTGGATGGTCGACGTGACCGGCAACGGCACGGTGTTCGGGCAGCCCCGGGCACTGCTGGCCGGCGAGTTCGGGCGGTTGCGGGCCGTGACCGCGGCACCCGACGGCTCGCTCTGGGTCGCCACCTCGAACCAGGAGGACGGCGGCGACCCGGCACCGGAGGACGACCGCATCATCCGACTTGTCTTCTCCGATGGTGGCGCGGGCCGTAGCTGA
- a CDS encoding 2-hydroxyacid dehydrogenase: MMVWIAHEAGRELLGAVPPGVQVEVCADAAAFPSDPAAVRFWVPPFLATVRAAGQLPRFPKLGAVQLLSAGADAWVGQVPPGVALCDARGVHDKPVAEWVLGAAIGAFRRFPDFVRAQEREEWAIKAYAPTRELTGKKVLIVGAGSIGRAIEQHMAPFGVEITRVARTARPGADVHGVDELPRLLPYAEVVVLVVPLTDLTRGLVDAAFLAAMPDGALLVNAARGPVVDTDALVGELASGRLSAAMDVTDPEPLPAGHPLWRLPNAFITPHAAGTVAGLLPRAYGLVGDQIRRFVFGEPLINQVSEGY; the protein is encoded by the coding sequence GTGATGGTATGGATTGCCCACGAGGCGGGCCGTGAGCTGCTCGGCGCGGTGCCTCCCGGCGTCCAGGTCGAGGTGTGCGCGGACGCGGCGGCCTTCCCGTCCGACCCCGCCGCGGTCCGCTTCTGGGTGCCGCCGTTCCTGGCCACCGTGCGGGCCGCCGGGCAACTGCCTCGCTTCCCGAAGCTGGGGGCGGTCCAGTTGCTGTCCGCGGGCGCGGACGCGTGGGTGGGTCAGGTGCCGCCCGGCGTCGCATTGTGTGACGCGCGGGGCGTGCACGACAAGCCCGTCGCCGAGTGGGTTCTCGGCGCCGCCATCGGCGCGTTTCGGAGGTTCCCGGACTTCGTCCGCGCCCAGGAGCGGGAGGAGTGGGCGATCAAGGCCTACGCGCCGACCCGGGAGCTGACCGGGAAGAAGGTGCTGATCGTGGGCGCGGGGTCGATCGGACGGGCCATCGAGCAGCACATGGCGCCCTTCGGCGTGGAGATCACGCGGGTCGCTCGTACGGCTCGGCCCGGCGCGGACGTGCACGGTGTGGACGAGCTGCCGCGCTTACTCCCGTACGCGGAAGTGGTGGTCTTGGTGGTGCCGTTGACCGATCTGACCCGCGGCCTGGTGGACGCCGCTTTCCTCGCCGCGATGCCGGACGGCGCGCTGCTGGTGAACGCCGCCCGCGGCCCCGTGGTGGACACCGACGCTCTGGTCGGGGAGCTGGCCTCCGGGCGCCTCTCGGCCGCGATGGACGTCACCGACCCGGAGCCGTTGCCAGCCGGTCACCCTCTGTGGCGGCTGCCCAACGCGTTCATCACCCCGCATGCCGCCGGGACCGTCGCCGGTCTCCTGCCGCGTGCGTACGGCCTGGTGGGCGACCAGATCCGCCGCTTCGTGTTCGGCGAGCCGCTGATCAATCAGGTGTCGGAGGGTTACTGA
- a CDS encoding PH domain-containing protein, with protein MTSVSRKPVLRVRKSGAVFFAAVIAFVGTVSLLSAGWQLAPVLLIPLAVAVWAWRAGTDVDAEELRVRALIGSTKVSWSRVAELAPDRRGRVTALLTDGMTVPLTGVTTNNLAAVLKAGGQEVSNPPTPD; from the coding sequence ATGACGAGCGTGAGTCGAAAGCCCGTCCTACGCGTCCGCAAGTCCGGCGCCGTCTTCTTCGCCGCCGTGATCGCGTTCGTCGGCACCGTTTCTCTTCTCAGCGCCGGATGGCAGCTCGCCCCGGTGCTGCTGATCCCGCTGGCCGTCGCGGTCTGGGCCTGGCGGGCGGGCACCGACGTGGACGCCGAGGAGCTGCGGGTGCGGGCGCTGATCGGCTCCACGAAGGTGTCCTGGTCGCGGGTGGCCGAGCTGGCGCCGGACCGGCGGGGTCGCGTCACGGCCCTGCTCACCGACGGCATGACGGTGCCGCTCACCGGGGTCACCACGAACAACCTCGCGGCCGTCCTCAAGGCGGGCGGCCAGGAGGTCAGTAACCCTCCGACACCTGATTGA
- a CDS encoding WD40/YVTN/BNR-like repeat-containing protein, giving the protein MTELLAIGTQKGLFLATSDDDRQSWQVSSAHFSMQAVYSVAFDTRGPSLRVLAGVESSHFGPSVAVSDDLGTTWQEPDKAPLAFPPDAGAAVERVWQIVPAGPDQPGVVYAGTQPSALWRSEDGGHTYQLIRGLWDHPHRPDWGAGFGGQAVHTILPHPTDPQRILVAMSTGGVYRTADGGETWAPANEGIKAYFLPDPWPEFGQCVHKVARDGANPDHYYAQNHHGVYRSTDGGASWQSIADTLPADFGFAMVAHPSTSGTIWNFPLTADGERHPVDLMCRVFRSTDAGTTWEPQHRGLPDGRYYPVVLRDAMCADNATPAGVYVGTRAGDVFASRDEGESWSTVAAHLPDVLCVRAVQV; this is encoded by the coding sequence ATGACCGAACTGCTCGCCATCGGCACCCAGAAAGGCCTGTTCCTGGCCACCAGTGACGACGACCGGCAGAGTTGGCAGGTCAGCTCTGCGCACTTCTCCATGCAAGCCGTCTACTCCGTCGCCTTCGACACCCGGGGACCGTCCCTGCGCGTGCTGGCCGGAGTCGAGAGCTCCCACTTCGGCCCCAGCGTGGCCGTCAGCGACGACCTCGGCACCACCTGGCAGGAGCCCGACAAGGCCCCGCTCGCCTTCCCGCCCGACGCCGGCGCCGCGGTGGAAAGGGTCTGGCAGATCGTTCCCGCGGGTCCCGATCAGCCTGGCGTCGTCTACGCGGGCACCCAGCCGTCCGCGCTGTGGCGTTCCGAGGACGGCGGCCACACCTACCAGTTGATCCGCGGCCTGTGGGACCACCCGCATCGGCCCGACTGGGGCGCCGGGTTCGGCGGCCAGGCGGTCCACACCATCCTTCCGCACCCCACCGACCCACAGCGCATCCTCGTGGCGATGTCCACCGGCGGCGTCTATCGCACGGCCGACGGCGGTGAGACCTGGGCGCCCGCCAACGAGGGCATCAAAGCCTACTTCCTGCCCGACCCGTGGCCGGAGTTCGGCCAGTGCGTGCACAAGGTGGCCCGCGACGGCGCCAATCCCGACCATTACTACGCACAGAACCACCACGGCGTCTACCGCTCGACCGACGGCGGCGCCTCCTGGCAGTCCATCGCCGACACCCTGCCCGCCGACTTCGGCTTCGCGATGGTGGCCCATCCGTCCACTTCCGGCACCATCTGGAATTTTCCGCTGACCGCCGACGGTGAGCGGCACCCCGTCGACCTGATGTGCCGGGTCTTCCGCTCCACCGACGCCGGCACCACCTGGGAGCCGCAGCACAGGGGTTTGCCCGACGGCCGCTACTACCCGGTCGTGCTGCGGGATGCGATGTGCGCCGACAACGCCACCCCGGCCGGCGTCTATGTCGGCACGCGGGCGGGAGACGTTTTTGCCAGCCGTGACGAGGGCGAGAGCTGGTCCACGGTTGCCGCGCATCTGCCCGACGTGCTGTGTGTGCGGGCGGTGCAGGTCTGA
- a CDS encoding MoaD/ThiS family protein, which translates to MPTMLVPGVLRTDAGGAAKLEVAADGSLRAVLDEVARRWPRLERRIRDENGVLRRYVNVYVDGEDCRRSGGLETPVPAAAEIQVLPSVAGG; encoded by the coding sequence ATGCCGACCATGCTGGTGCCGGGCGTGCTGCGGACGGATGCCGGCGGGGCCGCGAAGTTGGAGGTGGCCGCCGACGGATCCCTGCGGGCGGTGCTCGACGAGGTGGCGCGGCGGTGGCCGCGCCTGGAACGCCGGATCCGTGACGAGAACGGAGTCCTGCGGCGCTACGTGAACGTCTACGTGGACGGTGAGGACTGCCGTCGCTCGGGCGGCCTGGAGACGCCGGTGCCCGCGGCCGCCGAGATCCAGGTGCTCCCGTCGGTCGCCGGGGGATGA
- a CDS encoding putative bifunctional diguanylate cyclase/phosphodiesterase → MAVPPLARPATRAGARVAFLLAPAAGALILVAGTAGLLAPLTALAVGVGVVALFATAVLWHTALAIHHEEGVYAACRGAGFIGMASLATAVTCGLLLARPPAVAVWAALGLAAAAGSSVFGTMLLPGAAATVAVRLRRAFDGLGLGVSLGFAAYLVTPLHRTPWPALANTLIAAAGVSIVTVIVLRARLHRPAALRCGAGVMGVLIVLCAIVNLVLDGSAGRLVPLLGLVIVAGLTLAADGGSRRNLPERLDSRELDLYLSSYPLLAVPAGVGVVAALIHLILVGTFNTTAIALGVSMVAVLTMRELLVVSDIRRYTAQLRVKEAHFRSLVAGATDLTLVLDERLKIRWQSPAAARLFGLADAEVVGRTFLELIHPEDVAGAQAGIEALIAGEHADGPPALINARLLDGHGIWRDTESTVADQRSVPEVAALVVHVRDVGERRHLERTLHRLSYTDQLTGLANRRALMRDLLEFRRRAGQQGTLLVIDLHGLAEINDSRGRETGDAVLIEVGRRIRCLLGEDDVAARLGGDEFAVLTPDGAVLAYALATRIVTAVMEPYELPGMIVELHTSVGLAELAGGKDSEEVLRHADLARKRARQLGRDRVEWYDTDVEIQLHRRMDLERELLGAADRGELDLVFQPVVSLRDEQPVGVEALLRWRHPKLGTVLPAELLPIARAVGCAAELDEWVLEEACRRLSGWSTGGNDFWLSVNVAPRELLTARFPERVAEILSRYDIAPERLVVEVQETWIAEDVPAIVASLAGLRTLGVRAGLDDFGAGQASLAHLRRLPVDMLKLDQTLVNQRSEHATTPAVLDVVVSLGRRLGLEIVAKGLESQDQIELARRAGCHYGQGFALARPAPAERTEAYLESHRP, encoded by the coding sequence GTGGCAGTGCCGCCCCTCGCACGCCCCGCCACCCGGGCCGGCGCCCGGGTGGCGTTCCTGCTCGCTCCGGCGGCCGGTGCACTCATCCTGGTCGCCGGCACCGCGGGTCTGCTTGCGCCGCTCACCGCCCTTGCCGTGGGCGTCGGGGTGGTCGCGCTCTTCGCCACGGCGGTCCTGTGGCACACCGCGCTCGCCATCCACCACGAGGAGGGCGTCTACGCGGCGTGCCGGGGAGCCGGCTTCATCGGCATGGCGTCGCTGGCCACGGCGGTCACTTGCGGGCTGCTGCTGGCCAGGCCGCCGGCGGTCGCCGTGTGGGCGGCGCTCGGGCTCGCCGCCGCGGCCGGATCCTCCGTGTTCGGCACGATGCTGCTGCCCGGAGCGGCCGCCACGGTCGCGGTGCGGCTGCGGCGGGCTTTCGACGGGCTCGGGCTCGGCGTGAGCCTGGGCTTCGCGGCGTACCTGGTGACGCCGCTGCACCGGACCCCGTGGCCGGCCCTGGCCAACACCCTCATCGCCGCGGCCGGCGTCTCCATCGTCACGGTCATCGTGCTGCGTGCCCGGCTGCATCGGCCCGCCGCCCTGCGCTGCGGTGCCGGCGTGATGGGCGTGCTGATCGTCCTCTGCGCGATCGTCAACCTCGTGCTCGACGGCTCCGCCGGCCGGCTCGTTCCCCTCCTCGGCCTGGTCATCGTCGCCGGGCTCACCCTGGCCGCCGACGGCGGATCCCGGCGTAACCTGCCCGAGCGCCTCGATTCCCGGGAGCTGGACCTCTATCTGTCGAGCTACCCTCTGCTCGCCGTTCCGGCCGGGGTGGGCGTCGTGGCCGCGCTGATCCACCTCATCCTGGTCGGCACCTTCAACACCACGGCGATCGCGCTCGGCGTCTCGATGGTCGCCGTGCTCACGATGCGCGAACTGCTCGTGGTCAGCGACATCCGGCGCTACACGGCCCAGTTGCGGGTGAAGGAGGCGCACTTCCGGTCGTTGGTCGCCGGGGCCACCGACCTCACCCTCGTACTCGACGAACGGCTGAAGATCCGCTGGCAGTCGCCCGCCGCCGCTCGACTGTTCGGGCTCGCCGACGCCGAGGTGGTCGGCCGGACGTTCCTCGAGCTCATCCATCCCGAGGACGTCGCCGGCGCGCAGGCCGGCATCGAGGCGCTGATCGCCGGCGAGCACGCCGACGGGCCGCCCGCCCTGATCAACGCCCGGCTGCTGGACGGCCACGGCATCTGGCGCGACACCGAGTCCACCGTCGCCGACCAGCGGTCGGTCCCCGAGGTCGCCGCGCTGGTCGTCCACGTCCGCGACGTCGGCGAACGCCGCCACCTCGAGCGCACCCTGCACCGCCTCTCCTACACCGATCAGCTCACCGGGCTGGCCAACCGCCGCGCCCTCATGCGCGACCTCCTCGAGTTCCGGCGGCGTGCGGGCCAGCAGGGCACGCTGCTCGTCATCGACCTGCACGGCCTCGCCGAGATCAACGACAGCCGCGGCCGGGAGACCGGCGACGCCGTGCTGATCGAGGTGGGTCGCCGCATCCGCTGCCTGCTGGGCGAGGACGACGTGGCGGCCCGGCTCGGCGGTGACGAGTTCGCCGTCCTCACGCCGGACGGTGCGGTGCTCGCATACGCGCTGGCCACCCGGATCGTCACGGCGGTGATGGAGCCGTACGAGCTGCCCGGCATGATCGTCGAGCTGCACACCAGCGTCGGTCTCGCCGAACTCGCCGGCGGCAAGGACTCCGAGGAGGTCCTGCGCCATGCCGACCTGGCACGCAAGCGCGCGCGCCAGCTCGGCCGGGACCGCGTCGAGTGGTATGACACCGACGTCGAGATCCAGTTGCACCGCCGCATGGACCTCGAACGGGAGCTGCTCGGCGCCGCGGACCGGGGCGAGCTCGACCTCGTCTTCCAGCCGGTGGTGTCGCTCCGCGACGAACAACCCGTCGGCGTCGAGGCGCTGCTGCGCTGGCGTCACCCCAAGCTCGGCACGGTGCTGCCCGCCGAGCTGTTGCCGATCGCCCGCGCCGTCGGCTGCGCCGCCGAGCTGGACGAATGGGTGCTCGAAGAGGCGTGCCGGCGCCTTTCCGGCTGGAGCACCGGCGGCAACGACTTCTGGCTCTCGGTGAACGTCGCCCCGCGGGAGCTGCTCACCGCCCGCTTCCCGGAACGGGTCGCGGAGATCCTGAGCCGCTACGACATCGCCCCGGAACGCCTCGTCGTCGAGGTCCAGGAGACCTGGATCGCCGAGGACGTCCCGGCGATCGTCGCGTCGCTGGCCGGCCTGCGCACCCTCGGCGTCCGCGCCGGCCTCGACGACTTCGGCGCCGGCCAGGCGTCGCTGGCCCACTTGCGTCGGCTCCCGGTCGACATGCTCAAGCTCGACCAGACCCTGGTCAACCAGCGGAGCGAGCACGCCACCACCCCGGCGGTCCTCGACGTGGTGGTGAGCCTGGGCCGGCGGCTCGGGCTCGAGATCGTCGCGAAGGGCCTCGAGTCGCAGGACCAGATCGAGCTCGCCCGGCGGGCGGGCTGCCACTACGGGCAGGGGTTCGCGCTGGCCCGGCCCGCCCCCGCGGAACGCACGGAGGCGTACTTGGAAAGCCATCGGCCGTAG
- the ilvD gene encoding dihydroxy-acid dehydratase, with protein MPELRSRTSTHGRTMAGARALWRATGMTDDDFGKPIVAIANSFTQFVPGHVHLKDLGGLVADSIAQAGGVGREFNTIAVDDGIAMGHGGMLYSLPSRELIADAVEYMVNAHCADALVCISNCDKITPGMLIAALRLNIPTVFVSGGPMEAGKTVAIEGVVHEKLDLVDAMSASANEKVTDAQLDTIERSACPTCGSCSGMFTANSMNCLTEAIGLALPGNGSTLATHASRKALFERAGSLIVEIAKQYYENDDESVLPRAIASRDAFENAVALDVAMGGSTNTVLHLLAAAREAGLDFSVADIDGISRRVPCLSKVAPNSPKYHMEDVHRAGGIPALLGELHRAGLLRDQVRAVHSPDLSSWLNEWDIRAESPSAEALELFHAAPGGVRTTQPFSTTNRWATLDTDAAEGCIRSVEHAYTADGGLAILFGNLAPDGCVVKTAGVAEELWKFTGPARVYESQDAAVEGILGKQVVEGDVVIIRYEGPRGGPGMQEMLYPTSFLKGRGLGKACALITDGRFSGGTSGLSIGHVSPEAASGGLISLVETGDEIIIDIPGRAIILNVPDEELAQRRHEQERRPKPYTPANRQRPVSAALRAYASMATSASDGAYRLVPE; from the coding sequence ATGCCTGAGCTGCGCTCCCGGACCTCGACCCACGGTCGGACGATGGCCGGCGCGCGCGCCCTGTGGCGCGCCACCGGCATGACCGACGACGACTTCGGCAAGCCCATCGTGGCGATCGCCAACAGCTTCACCCAGTTCGTACCCGGGCACGTGCACCTCAAGGACCTCGGCGGCCTCGTGGCCGACTCGATCGCGCAGGCGGGCGGCGTCGGCCGCGAGTTCAACACCATCGCGGTCGACGACGGCATCGCCATGGGCCACGGCGGCATGCTCTACTCCCTGCCCAGCCGCGAGCTGATCGCCGACGCGGTCGAGTACATGGTCAACGCGCACTGCGCCGACGCCCTGGTCTGCATCTCGAACTGCGACAAGATCACCCCGGGCATGCTGATCGCGGCCCTGCGGCTCAACATCCCCACGGTGTTCGTCTCCGGCGGCCCGATGGAGGCCGGCAAGACGGTCGCGATCGAGGGCGTGGTGCACGAGAAGCTCGACCTGGTCGACGCGATGAGCGCCAGCGCGAACGAGAAGGTGACCGACGCCCAGCTCGACACCATCGAGCGCTCCGCCTGCCCCACCTGCGGCTCCTGCTCCGGCATGTTCACCGCCAATTCGATGAACTGCCTCACCGAGGCGATCGGCCTGGCGCTGCCCGGCAACGGCTCGACGCTGGCCACGCACGCCTCCCGCAAGGCGCTCTTCGAGCGGGCCGGTTCGCTGATCGTCGAGATCGCCAAGCAGTACTACGAGAACGACGACGAGTCGGTGCTGCCGCGTGCGATCGCCTCGCGCGACGCCTTCGAGAACGCCGTCGCCCTGGACGTGGCGATGGGCGGCTCGACCAACACGGTGCTGCATTTGCTGGCCGCGGCCCGCGAGGCGGGACTCGACTTCAGCGTGGCGGACATCGACGGCATCTCCCGCCGGGTTCCGTGCCTGTCGAAGGTCGCGCCGAACAGCCCGAAGTACCACATGGAGGACGTGCATCGGGCCGGCGGCATCCCGGCCCTGCTCGGTGAGCTCCACCGGGCCGGATTGCTGCGCGACCAGGTCCGCGCGGTGCACTCGCCCGATCTCTCGTCCTGGCTGAACGAATGGGATATTCGCGCCGAATCGCCCTCCGCCGAGGCGCTCGAGCTCTTCCACGCGGCGCCCGGCGGCGTGCGCACCACGCAGCCGTTCTCCACCACCAACCGCTGGGCCACCCTCGACACGGACGCCGCCGAGGGCTGCATCCGCTCGGTCGAGCACGCGTACACCGCCGACGGCGGCCTCGCGATCCTCTTCGGCAACCTCGCGCCGGACGGCTGCGTGGTGAAGACCGCCGGCGTCGCCGAGGAGCTGTGGAAGTTCACCGGCCCGGCCCGCGTCTACGAGAGCCAGGACGCCGCGGTCGAGGGCATCCTCGGCAAGCAGGTCGTCGAGGGCGACGTGGTGATCATCCGCTACGAGGGCCCCAGGGGCGGCCCGGGCATGCAGGAGATGCTCTACCCGACGTCGTTCCTCAAGGGCCGCGGCCTCGGCAAGGCCTGCGCCCTGATCACCGACGGCCGCTTCTCCGGCGGCACGTCCGGCCTGTCCATCGGCCACGTCTCCCCGGAGGCGGCATCCGGCGGCCTGATCTCCCTGGTCGAGACCGGCGACGAGATCATCATCGACATCCCGGGCCGCGCCATCATCCTCAACGTCCCGGACGAGGAACTGGCCCAGCGCCGTCACGAGCAGGAGCGACGGCCGAAGCCGTACACGCCGGCCAACCGGCAGCGCCCGGTCTCGGCCGCCCTACGGGCGTATGCCTCGATGGCCACGAGCGCAAGCGACGGAGCGTATCGGCTGGTGCCGGAGTAG